The genomic interval CGCATGGTTGATTTATTCAGCCAAGAAGGGGCAATCGTCATTGCCGCTGATATTAACGAAGCTGCACTGGAAAAAGCAAGTCAAAAAGAAAATGTGTATGGAATGAAATTAAATGTAGCTTCGGAGGCTGATTGGGAAGCTTTAACGAAAGAAGTAAACGAACGTTTCGGGAAAATTGATATTCTCGTGAACAACGCAGGGATTTCTTCAGAAAAACCTTACCAAGAGATTGACATTAATGATTGGGAAAAAATGATGGACATTAATGGATTTGGTCCATTTGCCGGCATGAAACATGTTACTCCTTATATGGCAGCGCAAAGGAAAGGCTCAATCATTAATATCTCTTCTTATACAGCTCAAATCGGTCAAGGCTTTAATCATTACTCAGCGTCTAAAGGTGCAGTACGTGCTGTATCTAAGGCAGCTGCAACAACTTTTGGTTATCAAGGAATACGTGTAAACGCCCTATTCCCTGGAATTATTGAAACACCTATGACAAAATCGTTAGAAACATCAAAAGAACTTCTAAACCGTTTAGTTCAAGCAACTCCCCTTCAACGATTAGGTCATCCGGAAGATATTGCAAATGCAGCATTATTTTTAGCACCTGATAAATCGTCTTATATCACTGGTCAGAATTAATTATTGACGGCGGCTTTTCTGCTCAATAAAATTAATTATATGGTCGTACGAACCTTTTCCGCATGCACTTCCTGTTTCGACAGGGAGCTTTACTGGATGTCAAGTATCGTAATAGACCCCTTAAATACAAAGGGGCTTTTCCTATTAAATAGGCTTTGTTAAACAATATTGTTGATTATACAACGACCTATAACAGAGCCATTAAATAAAAGAAAGGGGTGATAAGAGATGACAAAACAAACAATCTTTGAATTGATTCATATGATGGATCAATTAACGAATAATATGATTATTAAATGGAATAAAATGTTCAAAGAGAACCTAGGGATTTCCCATATTCTCGTACTAAATTATCTTAAAGAAAATGGAAAAAGCCGGCCATCAGATATCGCAAGAGCTTTAGGATTAACTCCTCCCTCTTTAACTCACTTATCTGAAAAACTCGTACAAAAAGAATTGGCCACACGAGTTGTTGATGATGAGGACCGAAGAATTATTTATTTAGCGATTACAAATAAGGGCGTTGAAATGGTTCAGATAGCACATGAAACAGGAAAGACATTACGCACAAATTTATTCGAAACATTATCAGAAGAAGAGCGACAACAACTATTAACTATCTATGAGAAGCTTAACCACTCGCTGGAAAAATAAAAAACATATGCTTGTTCTCATGTAAGACCAAGCATATGCTTTTTACTATATATATTCAAGTTGTTAAACTGGTATAGGAAGGCCCCTCGCTCGTACAAGACATTGTTTTCCTATGAGCAGAAGCTAAAAATCATTCTGCTAACTAAATGAGATGTAATCCTAGCAGAAAACTAATTTAGATTATACTAATCTGCTTTTCTTAATTTCTGGATTTCCTGTAATTCCGAAATCGTTACTAATTGATAGCCTTGCTTATTAAGTCGTTTAATAATTTCAACAGCAGCCTCTGCACTTGATTGATAAATATCGTGCATGAGAACAACTTTTCCATCCTCTGCTTGAGCCATTACTCGTTTTACAATCTTATCTTTATTACGAACTTCCCAATCCTCTGGATCAATATCCCATAAGATTACATCCATTTTCTTAAAATACTTAGTAATTTTTTTATTTGTTGCTCCATATGGCGGGCGCATATGGATGGGTTCATATCCACTCACTTTTTTAATAATAGATTGGGTTTCTTCAATTTGACTTGTCACTTGCTTCTTATTTAACCTTGTTAATTGTGGATGGTCCCATGAATGGTTTCCTACCTCATTTCCACCCTCTAACATCTCTGTAATCATATCCGGATAATATTTCACTCGACTTCCCAGCACAAAAAATGTCGCATGGCTATCGTATTTTTTTAATGCCTTTAAAATGGTCGTAGTCGTACTTGTATTCGGGCCATCGTCAAATGTAAGAGCAATGACTTTTTTATTTGGATCAATATTCATTTCTCTTTTAGGAAGCTCTGCCACAGCATTTGGCGGCTGAATTTCTTTAATTTTATTTTTATTAGCCTTATTATTTTGATATGTATCCAGAAGATCATTTTTAAAGACGTTCTTTTTAATAGCAATTGTTTGTACGCCTAAATGATCAGGAGCAACTTGATTAGGTCTGAAATACAACACGATTGTATCTTCTAATATACTAAAATGACGAAAATTCTCTTTTATCGGCTTAGTTCCGTCTTTTAAAGTATGCATTGAAGCAGCAATGTCTTGATTTTTCTTTAGTTGTGCATAAGAAATAGTAGATAATATAGATAAGTAATCTGATTTTTCCTTAAAAATATCCTCCAATGAAAGGGACTTTTGTAGTGGAATATCGAAGTTAAACGTCTGTAGGTCTATATAACCATCCTGTTTATCAATTTGCTTATATTCTTCAAACACAATCGTCACTGTTTGTTTACTATAATGGACGATATCATAAGTAATACTTAACTCGGAAGTTTCCTTTTGTGAGGAATTTTTCCCACTCAACTCTTTCTCGTATTGAGAAATTCTCTCTGTTACATAATTTTTCAACGTTTCATCAATTATGTTCATTTCGAAGAATGGATAACTAACCGAATAACCTCCATATGTACTATCTTTGAGTAACATTTTCATCTCTACATCCGAATATTTGTTATCCATACTTTTTACCGCTTGAGCCTTTGAATTAATCAAATAACTAGCTATTCCTATTAACATACAACAACCGATTAGCGCAATAAAGACCCTCTTATAATTCAGTTTTCTCTTTCTTTCCATTTGTTACTCTTCCCCTTATATAATTCTAATAAATAAACACATTAAAATATCAGTTCTCTCAAGCGCTAGTTATATAAAAAGTTTTGTATGCAGCAATTTAGATTGCACGAAGGCAAGAAATCTTCCTCTCTCTGATTTTACCAGTATTGATGTTTTTAGCAATGGCAAAGTAAATAATTATCAAGAAATTGACGAAAAACAACGAGAAAAATAGAATGTTAGCAAATATATAGGTGTACCCTTTATTCATCATTATTATATGAACCTAAATCGCAATATAGCTGGATTTTTTTATAAAACTTATGAACAATAAAAACCCCTATTCCAAAAAATCGAAATAGGGATTGTGATTATCTTAACATATCTCCAAATTAATAGGCGTAAGTATACAACGCTTTAATGTGAGACATGTAACGAATGTTACTTGCTTCTTTCATCAATGTTGCCGGAAGACCTTTAAGTGGAGTGTTGTTAGCTCCGATTGTCGCAACACCATCTTTGCGTCCAAGACTTGCAAGTGTACCTGAGTTTACAGGATTAAACTTATCCATTTTTTGGCCTGCGAAGTATGCAAACAAGTTGAATCCAACAAGTTCACCCATTTGCCAAGCGTTTTGTGCAGTTGGTGCGTACGGACGACCGCCTTCTTCTGGGAAAGCAACAGCGCTGTCACCAACAACAAATACGTCGTTATGTGATTTAGATTGAAGGAATTCATTAACGGTTGCTCTTCCACGGTCCACTTCAAGACCTGATTCACCAACGATTGGAAGTGCTGCTACGCCACCTGTCCAAACAAGCGTGTTAGCGACGATTGTTTGACCGTCTTTTAATGAAATCTCATTTCCTTTAACACCTGTTACAGGAAGACCTGTTAAGAATTCAACACCACGTGCTTCTAAGCTTGCTGTTGCGCGTTCGATTAAGTTATCAGGTAGAACTGGAAGAATTTTAGGACCAGCTTCTACAAGCTTGATTTTCAAATCGCTGAAGTCTACGCCATATTGTTTCGCAATTTTCGGGAAGTTATCAACGATTTCACCAACTAATTCAACACCTGTTAATCCGCCACCGCCGATTACGATAGTTGCATCTGCTTCATTTTTCGTTTTCGCATATTCACGAATGCGACCTTCGATATGATTGTAAATTTTATTAGCATCTGCTACAGATTTTAATACTAGGCTGTTTTCTTCAAGTCCTGGGATACCGAAGAATCCAGTTTGACTTCCTAAACCAACAACAAGGGCATCGTAAGTTAAGATAGAACCATCAGCAAGTTTTACTTCTTTTTTGTCTACGTTGAATGATTCAACTTTAGAAATTTTAAGGTTAATATCTTTTCCTTTGAAAAGCTTTTCTAAAGGCACAGCAACAGCTTGTTCTTTAATAGTTCCACCTGCAAGACGATGTAATTCTGTGATGATTTGGTGAGTTGGGAATTGGTTCACCACTGTAACTTGAGCTTCATCCTTGTTTAAATATTTACGAACAGTTAAAGCAGAAAGTACTCCGCCATAACCTGCACCTAAGATGACGATATGTTTTGACATAGTTAATCCTCCGTCCTTACGAATTAAATGTGAAACAAACTATTATTTTTGGCTATTTTTTTCTGCTGTAATTTGAAGAAAAGCGTTTGCAAAACGGAACAACTTTTGTGCTTGTGGATCTTTAAGCATTTTTAAAATACCGAATAAACCGATTACGTCCTGATTTGCATCTGCACGATCTTTTGCTTCAATAGCAGTCGCAGCAAGACCTTTTACAGAGTGTGTAACTGGTTCTACGATTTCTGTAATTGCACTAACCGTATCGCTTTTTAATACTTCATCCGTGGCAACCGATTGAGCAAGATCGTAAGACTTTGTTAAAATGTTTACTAATTCAGTCAATTTCGGCAATTGTTCTACTAAAGTAGTCAGTGATTCTTGTACCTCAGGTTTTAATAGCTGATCTAGTACATCCAGTTGTTCTTGGCTCGCTGTCAATGCTTCAGACTTTTGTTGAGTGCTTGTTTCTGACATATCCAATTCTCCTTTACAATAAGCATATTGCTTAATTTTGCATTTTCTTAACTCATATAAGTTTAGGAAACTTTGTAAAACTTTACACAAAAAAATAAAACCTTTTAAATGTCTTTAAACGTACCAATACCAGTGACTCTTCTCATTATATCCTGCTATATAATTATTGAAAACCTCAAAAGTAGATATAAAAAAATTCCTTTAACTGGATTAATAAAATTAAAAACATCCGCTAATAAACCTCCATAAACAAGAGCTGCGTTTATTAGCTGAGATTTTCTTCATAGAAAAAAATCCAACGTGCGATTCGCGACAATAC from Peribacillus asahii carries:
- a CDS encoding NAD(P)/FAD-dependent oxidoreductase, whose translation is MSKHIVILGAGYGGVLSALTVRKYLNKDEAQVTVVNQFPTHQIITELHRLAGGTIKEQAVAVPLEKLFKGKDINLKISKVESFNVDKKEVKLADGSILTYDALVVGLGSQTGFFGIPGLEENSLVLKSVADANKIYNHIEGRIREYAKTKNEADATIVIGGGGLTGVELVGEIVDNFPKIAKQYGVDFSDLKIKLVEAGPKILPVLPDNLIERATASLEARGVEFLTGLPVTGVKGNEISLKDGQTIVANTLVWTGGVAALPIVGESGLEVDRGRATVNEFLQSKSHNDVFVVGDSAVAFPEEGGRPYAPTAQNAWQMGELVGFNLFAYFAGQKMDKFNPVNSGTLASLGRKDGVATIGANNTPLKGLPATLMKEASNIRYMSHIKALYTYAY
- a CDS encoding DUF1641 domain-containing protein; amino-acid sequence: MSETSTQQKSEALTASQEQLDVLDQLLKPEVQESLTTLVEQLPKLTELVNILTKSYDLAQSVATDEVLKSDTVSAITEIVEPVTHSVKGLAATAIEAKDRADANQDVIGLFGILKMLKDPQAQKLFRFANAFLQITAEKNSQK
- a CDS encoding MarR family winged helix-turn-helix transcriptional regulator: MTKQTIFELIHMMDQLTNNMIIKWNKMFKENLGISHILVLNYLKENGKSRPSDIARALGLTPPSLTHLSEKLVQKELATRVVDDEDRRIIYLAITNKGVEMVQIAHETGKTLRTNLFETLSEEERQQLLTIYEKLNHSLEK
- a CDS encoding polysaccharide deacetylase family protein, producing MERKRKLNYKRVFIALIGCCMLIGIASYLINSKAQAVKSMDNKYSDVEMKMLLKDSTYGGYSVSYPFFEMNIIDETLKNYVTERISQYEKELSGKNSSQKETSELSITYDIVHYSKQTVTIVFEEYKQIDKQDGYIDLQTFNFDIPLQKSLSLEDIFKEKSDYLSILSTISYAQLKKNQDIAASMHTLKDGTKPIKENFRHFSILEDTIVLYFRPNQVAPDHLGVQTIAIKKNVFKNDLLDTYQNNKANKNKIKEIQPPNAVAELPKREMNIDPNKKVIALTFDDGPNTSTTTTILKALKKYDSHATFFVLGSRVKYYPDMITEMLEGGNEVGNHSWDHPQLTRLNKKQVTSQIEETQSIIKKVSGYEPIHMRPPYGATNKKITKYFKKMDVILWDIDPEDWEVRNKDKIVKRVMAQAEDGKVVLMHDIYQSSAEAAVEIIKRLNKQGYQLVTISELQEIQKLRKAD